From Drosophila suzukii chromosome 2R, CBGP_Dsuzu_IsoJpt1.0, whole genome shotgun sequence, a single genomic window includes:
- the LOC118876972 gene encoding cuticle protein 16.5 produces MKFLICLALFIAAAQAHVVAPAVATYAAAPALTYAAAAPVTTYSAALPRAYSAYAAPSVYAAPSVYSAPSVYAAPSVYSSAAYVASPSVYSAYAAPAVVSTLLKK; encoded by the exons atGAAA TTCCTCATCTGCTTGGCCCTCTTCATCGCCGCCGCCCAGGCTCATGTTGTGGCCCCCGCTGTCGCCACCTATGCCGCAGCTCCGGCCCTGACTTACGCCGCAGCCGCCCCTGTGACCACCTACTCGGCCGCCCTTCCCCGCGCCTACTCCGCCTACGCCGCCCCCTCCGTTTATGCCGCCCCCTCGGTCTACTCCGCCCCCTCCGTCTACGCAGCCCCCTCTGTCTACTCCTCCGCCGCCTATGTGGCCTCGCCCTCCGTGTACTCCGCCTACGCCGCCCCCGCCGTCGTCTCCACCCTGCTCAAGAAGTAG
- the side-V gene encoding neural cell adhesion molecule 1 translates to MDTVFAVVFHRQPVAFLLVLLAAAFPLAQGEQHPATADEGPLSEILTAVGSEVALPCDLMPGSGISDKAQLVIWYRQGNVKPIYTFDARGRPLELGIPWADESVFNKKAHFHHNTDPPVLRIKNIQTSDAGLYKCRVDFHKSPTRNWRINVTVLVPPTQLTILDHHGAEIRDQTAGPYLEGDSIDLTCLSSGGVPPPRVSWWREHALMDDSFQVLPDGSVRNVLRIKNIQRKDLLTMYTCQATNGHVVPALTKKVILDINLPPLSLLLQGLNHAVIAGTRTHVTCTAIGARPPPEIIWSKAGQIVRGATASTSSDGNTTISELMLIPVPEDNERQVVCSVSLNAGITSQQLHEGHTTIMTTLGNGHTGLYLKDSRVLNVTHAPIVNLNLGAPLDPDNLLKGTDVYLECDVKANPSITRVEWYHSDKQLHSSRGIIISNQTLVLQGISKSSHGQYFCRASNLQGSVSSNEVYLDVKYPPVCKSESTVIRAALKQTINITCEVDANPLDNLNYKWHFNNSLESLIELPQLQSGVGLGPVMLASGSDLGGYYQRSKRKHSHGLQQRLLHGRHGRMAAVRFEDEDGDDGYGEFEEYGEEAGQPFTQMVYSNMVHKNHVEGSKQQQRKQLSPQQMPSGGSSGDSHHGSSSSSSSGVLQLAERKRLAALHKQHHRGGVATPPTTTAAPPLNNVYSYHVESYESFGAISCVASSPMGHSAPCWYHIQPADLPEPVKNCTAFNATANSLQIQCIPGYDGGIPQHFHAQIYDELNRQVLYNASYKYAEFTVKRLPSDSVFVIRITAVNAQGPSKVAYRLRGRTLSAPLLRTASSTAVLVQLTPLLGALVGVIATLILVAICVVIVIKFRSKRGGRRHGNGPDATTTEADKGSAEPLSRNMGSHSSLEDKNPDVVPQEANSEDEFHQEEKAFDRLNMESQRILYTPPTRINTASPPPPSLSPTFGKQYGELSLTTNPAFSLYNTPQRAPAVQRPVYTAPPPLLSTRTPPNIYTRIPGRGGGGGGGGGATVTAAGPGGGYHLPAYETRTSPTSPYGSTTTCTMPLLGGQSNGSLQTNGSGLGGVVLGGGGACNTLPHPGSLHVGGISAALTSSVTSGNITIGAAQSLLTSPRSQTATYSTTLGMGGANGLTGVQSPLLMSGVGNYETVSS, encoded by the exons GACCTCTGTCTGAAATCCTGACTGCCGTGGGCTCGGAGGTGGCGCTACCTTGCGATCTGATGCCTGGATCAGGGATCTCCGATAAGGCGCAGCTGGTCATCTGGTATCGCCAGGGAAATGTCAAGCCCATCTACAC CTTTGATGCTAGAGGTCGTCCCTTAGAACTGGGCATTCCTTGGGCTGATGAAAgcgtcttcaacaagaaggctCACTTTCACCATAATACCGATCCCCCAGTCCTGCGAATCAAGAACATCCAAACCTCAGATGCCGGACTCTACAAGTGCCGTGTGGATTTCCACAAATCACCAACCCGTAATTGGCGTATTAATGTGACAGTGCTAG TTCCACCCACTCAACTGACCATCCTGGACCACCATGGTGCCGAGATTCGGGACCAAACGGCAGGACCTTATCTGGAGGGCGACAGCATCGACTTGACGTGCCTCTCCAGCGGCGGAGTTCCTCCTCCGCGGGTCTCCTGGTGGCGGGAACACGCCCTGATGGACGACTCCTTCCAGGTGCTGCCCGATGGCTCCGTTCGGAATGTCCTGCGCATCAAGAACATCCAGCGGAAGGATCTCCTAACG ATGTACACTTGCCAGGCGACCAATGGCCATGTGGTTCCGGCGCTGACCAAGAAGGTTATCCTCGACATAAATC TTCCCCCGCTTAGTTTGCTTTTGCAAGGACTAAATCACGCCGTAATCGCTGGAACCCGAACCCATGTAACCTGCACGGCGATTGGAGCTCGACCTCCGCCGGAAATTATTTGGTCAAAGGCGGGTCAGATTGTGCGAGGTGCCACGGCATCG ACCTCCTCCGATGGTAACACAACCATATCGGAACTAATGCTGATACCCGTTCCCGAGGACAATGAAAGACAGGTGGTCTGCTCCGTATCGCTAAATGCGGGTATTACTTCCCAGCAACTGCATGAGGGTCATACCACCATAATGACCACTCTGGGGAATGGACACACGGGACTGTATCTCAAGGATTCCAGGGTGCTAAATGTGACAC ATGCACCTATTGTAAACCTTAATCTGGGAGCCCCCCTAGATCCGGATAATCTACTCAAAGGCACCGATGTCTATTTGGAGTGCGATGTGAAGGCGAATCCCTCGATTACCCGTGTGGAATGGTATCACAGT GACAAACAACTTCACTCATCCCGCGGCATCATCATCTCGAACCAGACCCTCGTCCTCCAGGGCATTTCCAAGTCCTCGCATGGCCAGTACTTTTGCAGGGCCAGCAATCTGCAGGGCAGTGTGTCCAGCAACGAGGTCTACTTGGACGTGAAGT ATCCCCCCGTTTGCAAGTCGGAGTCGACTGTTATACGTGCCGCCCTGAAGCAGACAATCAACATCACCTGCGAGGTGGACGCCAATCCCCTCGATAATCTAAATTACAAGTGGCACTTCAACAACTCGCTGGAGAGCCTCATCGAGCTGCCCCAGCTGCAGTCGGGCGTGGGACTGGGTCCGGTGATGCTGGCCTCCGGATCGGATCTGGGCGGATACTATCAGCGGAGCAAGCGGAAGCACTCGCACGGACTGCAGCAGCGCCTGCTCCACGGAAGACACGGGCGCATGGCGGCCGTGAGGTTCGAGGACGAGGACGGGGACGACGGCTACGGGGAGTTCGAGGAGTACGGCGAGGAGGCCGGCCAGCCCTTCACCCAGATGGTCTACTCCAACATGGTGCACAAGAACCACGTGGAGGGCTccaagcagcagcagcggaaGCAGCTGTCCCCCCAGCAGATGCCATCCGGCGGTTCGTCCGGAGACAGCCACCAcggctcctcctcctcctcctccagcgGAGTCCTCCAGCTGGCGGAGCGCAAGCGACTGGCCGCCCTGCACAAGCAGCACCACCGGGGAGGCGTGGCCACGCCCCCGACCACCACCGCCGCCCCTCCGCTGAACAACGTGTACAGTTACCACGTGGAGAGCTACGAGAGCTTCGGCGCCATTTCCTGCGTGGCCAGCAGTCCAATGGGCCACAGTGCGCCCTGTTGGTACCACATCCAGCCGGCAG ATCTTCCCGAACCGGTGAAGAACTGCACGGCCTTCAATGCCACGGCCAATTCTCTGCAGATCCAGTGCATTCCGGGATACGATGGTGGCATTCCCCAGCACTTCCACGCCCAGATATACGACGAACTGAACCGCCAGGTGCTGTACAATGCCTCGTATAAATATGCGGAGTTTACAGTGAAGCGTCTGCCCAGCGACTCCGTGTTCGTCATCCGGATAACGGCGGTGAATGCCCAGGGTCCCAGCAAGGTGGCATATCGTCTGCGAGGACGCACGCTTTCGGCGCCTTTACTGCGGACAG CCTCATCGACGGCGGTGCTGGTGCAGCTGACACCCCTGCTGGGCGCCCTGGTGGGCGTGATTGCCACACTCATCCTGGTGGCCATTTGCGTGGTGATCGTTATCAAGTTCCGGAGCAAGCGGGGCGGCAGGCGGCACGGGAACGGGCCGGACGCCACCACCACGGAGGCGGACAAGGGCAGTGCCGAGCCGCTGTCCCGCAACATGGGCAGCCACTCCAGCCTCGAGGACAAGAACCCGGATGTGGTGCCCCAGGAGGCCAACAGCGAGGACGAGTTCCACCAGGAGGAGAAGGCCTTCGACCGGCTCAACATGGAATCGCAGCGGATTTTGTACACCCCGCCGACGCGGATTAACACCGCCTCCCCGCCGCCTCCCTCGCTGTCGCCCACTTTCGGCAAACAG TACGGTGAACTCTCGCTAACCACGAACCCCGCCTTCAGCCTGTACAACACGCCCCAGCGCGCCCCTGCCGTTCAGCGACCCGTTTACACCGCCCCACCGCCCCTTCTGTCCACGCGGACGCCCCCGAACATCTACACCCGCATCCCGGGGCGTGGCGGCGGAGGGGGTGGCGGCGGCGGAGCAACGGTCACGGCGGCGGGACCCGGGGGCGGCTACCACCTGCCGGCGTACGAGACCAGGACCTCGCCCACCTCCCCCTACGGCTCCACCACCACCTGCACCATGCCCCTGCTGGGCGGCCAGTCCAACGGATCGCTGCAGACCAACGGCAGTGGGCTGGGGGGCGTGGTGCTCGGGGGCGGGGGGGCGTGCAACACCCTGCCCCACCCGGGCAGCCTGCACGTGGGCGGCATCTCGGCGGCCTTGACCAGCTCGGTGACCAGCGGCAACATCACCATCGGGGCGGCCCAGTCGCTGCTCACCTCGCCGCGCAGCCAGACGGCCACCTACAGCACCACCCTGGGCATGGGGGGTGCCAATGGGTTAACCGGGGTACAGTCGCCACTCCTGATGAGCGGCGTGGGGAACTACGAGACGGTGAGCTCCTGA